One Ooceraea biroi isolate clonal line C1 chromosome 6, Obir_v5.4, whole genome shotgun sequence genomic window carries:
- the LOC105281455 gene encoding lipopolysaccharide-induced tumor necrosis factor-alpha factor homolog, with protein MEKNIGFGGASAHSSAPLPTAPPSYEEAIASAGEPMRPPVTSPPYPLGAASVPIPMPYNQPPNQTTMPTPSAYPGTSQSTSQPRFNATETNSLPQPEVRVIHQHVAYALGPNPVKMSCPTCHADIKTTTISDHQPSAHICCIVLCLLGCCLCSCLPFCMSAFMSVHHFCPNCKNYIGTWKG; from the exons ATGGAGAAGAACATCGGTTTTGGCGGGGCTAGCGCCCATTCCTCGGCTCCTCTGCCCACGGCTCCGCCGTCTTACGAGGAGGCCATAGCTTCTGCAGGAGAACCTATGCGTCCTCCAGTTACTTCACCGCCGTATCCTTTGGGAGCTGCGTCAGTACCGATACCTATGCCAT ACAATCAACCGCCGAATCAAACGACAATGCCGACACCATCAGCGTATCCGGGTACGAGCCAGTCAACGTCGCAGCCGCGTTTTAACGCGACGGAGACGAATTCCCTGCCACAGCCGGAAGTACGGGTTATTCATCAGCATGTGGCGTACGCTTTGGGGCCGAATCCCGTGAAGATGTCTTGTCCGACCTGTCACGCCGACATCAAAACTACAACGATATCGGATCACCAGCCGAGCGCCCATATTTGCTGCATTGTGCTCTGCTTACTCGG TTGCTGCCTCTGCTCGTGTCTGCCATTTTGCATGAGCGCCTTCATGAGCGTTCATCACTTCTGTCcgaattgcaaaaattatatcgGCACCTGGAAAGGTTGA
- the LOC105281468 gene encoding retinal-specific ATP-binding cassette transporter, whose product MANGWKIFGLLMYKNLIVRKRHWRLTIFLQAFVPIGLFALLQAMRDFSVNPPIVYNESIHYDIQMKEDLIRNKIDNSINQMYYVPKNSYTEQIMENYTRNCLLLLPENVRGFSNEDEMIDAYIYTQAKHVLLSVVAIVFERYNESNIQYKIRHSWKIPNDLYQGVLDEQLKLSPSIYFDVLPIVQIQMCVDEALINQTAPGSMSNVKTSIQRMPYPPHVKIDPVDVVLREAICTFAVISFLIPLCVEANYASKEKFIGVNVLMAMNGVKLFYNLLSWFITGIIFSSFYVIPSIILFKNTFSSNVEAYLQYGNGFIFWILFTGHVAHLIAFGMHIAAYFSRPLFVSTAISVIYVAAVSLHENLDREEVYGLISYFGIIFPNFLLYRFFDETNAYEGKLIGIQWDNLFMPGNSLYGIVGSPGFIFLFSILGTVIHFTLAVYINALLPGKYGVRKSPLYFLKCMKKNKVALDEDVINFDYDKIGNEDFEPVLNGALTPGIQIRDLKKSYTTCWIRRSKVNALKGISVDFYKGQITALLGHNGAGKTTLMSILTGVISQSEGKVFINGKNIRKHLNIIRNDMGLCPQENMVFPDLNVFEQIEFFGLLKAGNKTRKEVREDVNALLDKLKLSEKRDTLPSKLSGGQQRRLCLGMALIGDASIIILDEPTSGMDPETRRDTWDILLKLRGEKTIMISTHNMEEADILGDRIAIMHGGRLRSYGTAMFLKKQYGHGHIEVTLSTKSWCIPDKVVSKFDSRTQQLYADSEKILLNVPYTDSLPESLDKVESEKKHLGVTGISVSLITLEQVFLKVVKKEDDGKHLNELFTMPIQKITGHKLCVQAAMALLCKKFTYTRKNLSYLLMILLMPILSVLLMALSYNLPSDSTDIVPLALDMYSYSTTLYSSDNEVMGKRYEDTVRYYGETVERVAPDTGVSNALLNVSMRNIADYRNYYVAAAEFKNNETTLSANGFYSGIAIHSVPLTTNLLSNALIKTFAGEKHSILVSRQQLPNTLMSSKIEMPEMESLSRVLIFCSFFFPTVALFVIHPLQETATRVKQLQRMSGVTAVSYWGTMFIFDFLVYTVSVLLITLALYIMDVILDIRLYYRVEILYTILLLLLFGINALLLAYIFSFMNKSRSTIITFLSLAPLGIVLIQYLLHQVVYSLENLKALHSLQKRLFRLIPYVSLFHGQYAFFVTAVQNARCRRLPNKLHDIICIVEKDPCCGLDCTDGVCKNQISYFNDFKDDMNFEECIIYLILTPILYFTILIMLEEKVFAKLAMKITGKRFKSECDMMDDEVKKEKLKVAQEINEINSQDVSTAKKRLKTASNSELLSENDKSLFLVYELSKYYGKLMAVKEISFRVKPRECFGLLGVNGAGKSTSFRMLTGEEISNSGIMYLKRAEIHSNRTKYLSEMGYCPQTDALIPSLNTFDHLRLFARLRGIPKPNVELEVNKWINRLNLTACMSQPSSTYSGGNKRRLNIAIALIGNPTLVLLDEPTTGVDPAARRSLWNTLQSCQAAGQAIILTSHSMEECEALCNRLVIMVKGQLVCIGASQELKQRFGAGYDIHIKLNPARSDEDVHKIKSVMDSSLTCDIRDENLGFLGYHVTDANTKWEKMYSTMKNLKQKYSCIEDYAVLSATLEQLFIQFARGVEILQPIKSPIHAISPQVV is encoded by the exons ATGGCTAATGGGTGGAAAATATTTGGCCTGTTGATGTACAAGAATCTGATTGTACGTAAAAGGCACTGGCGCCTGACCATATTTCTACAAGCTTTTGTGCCTATTGGATTATTCGCATTGCTGCAAGCTATGAGAGATTTCAGTGTTAACCCACCAATTGTATACAATGAGAGCATACATTATGATATACAAATGAAAGAAGATttaatacgtaataaaatcgataataGTATAAATCAGATGTATTATGTACCAAAGAATTCGTACACAGAACAAATCATGGAGAATTATACAAGAAATTGTCTGTTGCTTCTACCTGAAA ATGTGAGAGGTTTCTCCAATGAGGATGAAATGATAGAcgcttatatatatactcaGGCTAAACACGTGTTACTTTCTGTAGTGGCGATTGTTTTCGAACGATACAATGAAAGCAATATACAATACAAGATTCGACATTCCTGGAAAATCCCGAATGATTTATATCAAGGAGTACTGGACGAACAGTTGAAGCTGTCGCCTTCGATTTATTTCGATGTGCTTCCAATCGTGCAAATCCAAATGTGCGTAGATGAAGCACTCATAAATCAAACAGCTCCAGGTTCCATGTCGAATGTAaag ACGTCAATACAAAGGATGCCTTACCCGCCCCATGTTAAAATAGATCCTGTTGACGTGGTGTTGCGTGAAGCAATTTGTACATTTGCAGTTATATCCTTTTTAATACCACTTTGTGTAGAAGCTAATTACGCGTCAAAGGAGAAGTTTATCGGCGTAAAC GTTCTAATGGCGATGAATGGAGTGaaattgttttacaatttattaagcTGGTTTATTACAGGAATAATATTCAGCTCTTTCTACGTAATACCGTCAATTATTTTGTTCAAGAACACCTTTTCCTCAAATGTAGAAGCCTATCTACAATACGGAAATGGTTTTATATTCTGGATTTTATTCACCGGACATGTTGCTCACCTTATAGCTTTCGGCATGCACATTGCAGCTTACTTTTCCAGac CGCTTTTTGTGTCAACTGCCATATCCGTTATATACGTAGCAGCGGTATCGCTTCATGAAAATTTAGACAGAGAGGAAGTTTACGGACTTATATCATACTTTGGTATAATATTTCCGAATTTTCTGCTGTATAGGTTCTTTGATGAAACAAATGCGTATGAAGGCAAAC ttATTGGTATTCAGTGGGACAATCTTTTCATGCCTGGAAATTCGCTGTATGGCATTGTAGGGAGTCcaggttttatatttctcttctcGATCTTAGGTACTGTGATACATTTTACGCTTGCGGTGTACATAAACGCCCTACTCCCTGGCAAATACGGAGTCCGAAAGAGTCCACTATATTTTTTGAAG TgtatgaaaaagaataaagtaGCTCTAGATGAAGATGTAATCAACTTCGATTACGATAAGATAGGTAATGAAGATTTTGAGCCTGTATTAAACGGCGCCCTTACGCCTGGGATACAAATACGTGATCTTAAAAAATCTTATACGACATGCTGGATACGGAGATCC AAAGTTAATGCGTTAAAAGGGATTTCCGTCGACTTTTACAAGGGACAGATTACTGCTCTGCTCGGACACAACGGAGCGGGCAAAACTACGCTTATGTCTATATTAACAG GTGTGATAAGCCAGTCGGAAggaaaagtatttataaaCGGTAAAAACATAAGAaaacacttaaatattattaggaACGACATGGGTCTGTGTCCTCAAGAAAACATGGTTTTCCCCGATTTAAATGTATTCGaacaaattgaatttttcggCCTG TTAAAAGCTGGAAACAAGACCAGGAAAGAAGTTAGAGAAGATGTAAACGCTTTGCTTGATAAACTGAAGCTTTCTGAGAAGAGGGATACCCTTCCAAGCAAACTTTCCGGTGGCCAACAAAGGAGATTGTGTCTCGGAATGGCGCTGATTGGCGATGCCAGC atcaTAATTCTGGACGAACCAACGTCGGGAATGGATCCAGAAACCAGACGAGATACATGGGATATTCTATTG AAACTCAGGGGAGAGAAGACAATAATGATTAGTACGCATAACATGGAAGAAGCCGATATACTCGGCGACAGAATCGCGATAATGCATGGAGGTCGCCTTAGAAGTTACGGCACCGCGATGTTCTTGAAAAAACAGTACG GTCACGGGCACATAGAAGTTACATTGTCCACGAAATCTTGGTGCATTCCAGATAAGGTAGTAAGTAAGTTCGACTCGAGAACGCAACAGCTCTACGCCGACAGTGAGAAGATTCTGCTAAATGTACCGTACACCGACTCTCTACCGGAATCGCTGGATAAAGTGGAAAGCGAGAAGAAACATTTGGGAGTGACTGGCATAAGCGTGTCGTTGATTACTTTGGAACAAGTTTTTCTCAA GGTAGTGAAGAAAGAGGACGATGGCAAGCACCTTAATGAATTGTTCACAATGCCAATACAGAAAATTACAGGTCACAAACTGTGCGTGCAAGCAGCAATGGCATTACTCTGCAAGAAGTTTACGTACACGAGAAAAAATCTGTCTTATTTACTGATGATT TTGCTTATGCCTATCCTGTCGGTATTGCTAATGGCACTGAGTTATAATCTGCCAAGCGATAGTACAGACATCGTTCCACTGGCGCTCGATATGTACAGCTATTCTACAACTTTATATTCCTCGGACAACGAAGTAATGGGCAAAAGATATGAGGATACCGTTCGATATTATGGCGAGACTGTAGAACGCGTAGCTCCAGACACAGGTGTCTCAAACG CTCTCTTGAACGTTTCGATGAGGAATATCGCGGACTACCGTAACTACTACGTCGCGGCTGCCGAATTTAAAAACAACGAAACCACGCTCTCGGCTAACGGCTTTTACTCTGGCATAGCGATTCACAGCGTGCCGCTGACGACGAATCTTTTGAGCAACGCGTTGATCAAGACTTTCGCCGGCGAGAAACACTCGATTCTCGTATCGCGGCAACAGTTACCGAACACGCTTATGTCGAGTAAGATCGAGATGCCGGAAATGGAGTCGCTCTCGCGCGTCTTGATATTTtgctccttcttctttcccaCCGTCGCGCTTTTCGTGATACATCCCCTGCAGGAAACGGCGACGAGGGTCAAGCAGCTTCAGCGTATGAGCGGCGTCACGGCCGTGTCCTATTGGGGCACGATGTTCATTTTTGATTTCCTGGTATATACGGTATCCGTGCTGCTGATCACTCTGGCGTTATACATCATGGACGTTATCCTCGACATTCGTCTATACTATAGAGTTGAGATAC TATACACGATATTACTTCTGCTACTATTTGGGATCAACGCTCTCTTGTTAGCGTATATATTCAGTTTTATGAATAAATCAAGGAGTAcgataataacttttttgaGTCTTGCACCTCTTGGTATCG ttttaataCAGTATCTTTTACACCAAGTTGTGTACAGCTTAGAGAATCTTAAAGCACTGCACAGTCTACAGAAAAGATTATTCCGTTTGATTCCTTACGTAAGCTTATTCCACGGTCAGTATGCCTTTTTCGTCACAGCGGTGCAAAATGCGAGGTGTCGCCGTTTACCAAATAAACTGCACGATATAATTTGCATCGTCGAGAAGGATCCTTGTTGCG GTTTGGATTGTACGGATGGAGTATGCAAAAACCAAATATCTTACTTCAACGATTTTAAAGACGATATGAATTTCGAGGagtgtataatatatctaatCCTAACTCCAATTTTGTACTTTACTATACTGATTATGCTGGAGGAAAAGGTATTCGCGAAGTTAGCAATGAAAATAACCGGTAAGAGATTCAAGAGCGAATGCGATATGATGGACGACGAGGTGAAGAAAGAGAAGCTTAAAGTAGCGCAAGAAATCAACGAGATTAACAGTCAAG ACGTAAGCACTGCGAAAAAGAGACTTAAAACCGCCAGTAATAGTGAGTTGCTATCGGAGAACGATAAAAGTCTCTTCTTGGTGTATGAACTGAGCAAATATTACGGCAAGCTGATGGCAGTGAAAGAGATCAGTTTCCGGGTGAAACCGCGGGAATGTTTCGGACTGCTCGGCGTAAATGGTGCTGGCAAGAGCACATCCTTTAGAATGCTAACCGGAGAAGAAATATCCAACAGCGGCATAATGTACCTGAAGCGAGCGGAGATCCACTCGAACAGGACGAAG TACCTTTCCGAGATGGGTTATTGTCCACAAACTGATGCCTTAATACCTTCATTGAATACTTTCGACCATTTACGACTGTTCGCGCGTCTTCGCGGTATACCGAAGCCGAATGTGGAGTTGGAAGTCAATAAATGGATCAATAGACTGA ACTTGACGGCTTGCATGTCGCAGCCAAGCAGTACTTACAGCGGCGGTAACAAAAGGCGCTTGAACATTGCGATAGCTCTCATCGGTAATCCGACTCTTGTTCTCCTGGACGAGCCCACGACTGGCGTCGATCCTGCGGCCAGGAGATCGCTCTGGAATACTCTGCAGTCGTGCCAGGCAGCTGGACAAGCCATTATTCTTACGTCTCACAG TATGGAAGAGTGCGAGGCGCTCTGCAATAGACTGGTCATTATGGTGAAGGGCCAATTGGTCTGCATCGGTGCGAGTCAGGAGCTGAAACAACGATTCGGGGCAGGCTACGATATccacataaaattaaatccgGCCCGATCGGACGAAGATGTCCACAAAATTAAGAGCGTCATGGACTCTAGCCTAACGTGCGACATTAGGGACGAAAATTTG GGTTTTCTCGGCTATCACGTGACCGATGCCAACACGAAATGGGAGAAAATGTACAGTACAATGAAGAACTTGAAGCAGAAATATAGCTGCATCGAGGATTATGCCGTTTTGTCCGCAACGTTAGAACAACTCTTTATTCAGTTTGCGAGAGGAGTTGAAATACTGCAGCCCATAAAGTCTCCAATTCATGCTATTAGTCCACAAGTAGTATAA
- the LOC105281492 gene encoding 28S ribosomal protein S28, mitochondrial codes for MNKIRHLERVFTHLRSLNVLRMNVASAKRFSTDKNSDGEGKGSSTSEFPEVETRNVENTGESESDLKLSGFARSYEKFTHIDDPKEPERPQTFASLVRNSKFVDLGDPEGKIVIGKVFHVVGDDLYIDFGWKFHCVCRKPVKKGQYYVRGAKVRLMIKDLELSSKFLGATTDITLLEADCTLMGLVWSPAEKLQMPAERTTTRSAKLDTRDQPLSI; via the exons ATGAACAAAATACGGCATCTCGAGCGAGTATTCACGCATTTGCGATCTCTCAATGTGCTGAGAATGAACGTCGCATCTGCGAAGCGTTTCAGCACGGATAAAAATTCGGACGGCGAGGGCAAGGGATCGTCGACTTCGGAGTTTCCTGAAGTGGAAACGAGAAATGTTGAAAACACAGGAGAATCGGAGTCGGACCTTAAATTGAGTGGCTTCGCACGAAGCTACGAGAAATTTACGCACATCGACGATCCTAAGGAGCCGGAAAGGCCGCAAACATTTGCTTCCCTGGTTCGCAATTCTAAATTTGTGGAT TTGGGAGATCCTGAGGGGAAAATAGTAATCGGTAAAGTGTTTCACGTGGTTGGCGACGACCTGTACATTGATTTCGGATGGAAGTTTCATTGCGTTTGTCGGAAGCCTGTAAAAAAGGGACA ATATTACGTGAGAGGAGCCAAAGTACGGCTAATGATAAAGGACTTGGAACTGTCCTCCAAATTCTTAGGCGCTACTACAGATATAACTCTCCTGGAAGCTGATTGTACCCTAATGGGCTTGGTTTGGTCGCCAGCAGAGAAATTACAAATGCCAGCAGAGAGAACGACGACAAGAAGCGCAAAATTAGATACGCGTGATCAACCATTATCTATCTAA
- the LOC105281484 gene encoding 39S ribosomal protein L14, mitochondrial, which yields MASAMSSIISRSISTSTPMNRIILLSRLRVVDNSTIGKKAIAAGKPPRCIHVYNPTGVGLLGDTIMVAISGEKKKGILVGLKANQKTKVPRYDSNNLVLIDDNGTPLGTRIHVPIPHILRTKMKEKTHSKGANYTKLIAIASRFV from the exons ATGGCGTCCGCGATGTCAAGTATCATATCCAGGAGCATATCCACATCGACGCCTATGAACCGGATCATCCTGCTAAGCCGACTGAGAGTAGTAGACAACAGCACGATAGGGAAGAAAGCTATAGCTGCAGGAAAACCACCACGATGCATACATGTCTATAACCCAACTGGCGTCGGTCTTCTTG GGGATACAATTATGGTTGCCATAAGCggtgagaagaagaaaggtaTATTGGTAGGATTAAAAGCGAATCAGAAAACTAAAGTGCCCAGGTACGACAGCAACAATTTGGTACTCATAGACGACAATGGAACGCCTCTGGGTACGAGGATACACGTACCTATCCCACACATCCTCAGGACcaaaatgaaggaaaaaaCCCACAGCAAAGGGGCAAATTACACTAAACTGATTGCGATAGCGTCTAGATTTGTGTAA
- the LOC105281447 gene encoding acetylcholine receptor subunit alpha-L1, whose product MISPLIILILSVGICYSNPDAKRLYDDLLSNYNRLIRPVSNNTDTVIVKLGLRLSQLIDLNLKDQILTTNVWLEHEWQDHKFQWDPLEYGGVTELYVPSEHIWLPDIVLYNNADGEYGVTTMTKAILHYTGKVLWTPPAIFKSSCEIDVRYFPFDQQTCFMKFGSWTYDGFQIDLKHINQNVGDKVEVGIDLREYYPSVEWDILGVPAERHKKYYPCCHEPYPDIFFNITLRRKTLFYTVNLIVPCVSISYLSVLAFYLPADSGEKIALCINILLSQTMFFLLISEIIPSTSLALPLLGKYLLFTMILVGLSVVITIIILNVHYRKPSTHKMAPWVRKIFIRRLPKLLLMRVPDDLLNDLAAHKIHGRGRSGKKSKFNAAITAAAQSSSIISSPDSARHQRIDGCNGLHRTTVHNRFLVGSLEYNGLPTVMSDLDESLSDVTPRKKYPFELQKALHNVMFIQHHIQRQDEFNAEDQDWGFVAMVLDRLFLWIFSIASAAGTFTILCEAPALYDDTKPIDMQYSSVAQQQFLPPGQDFLETIV is encoded by the exons ATGATATCCCCTTTAATCATCCTGATCCTTTCGGTGGGGATCTGCTACAGTAACCCAGACGCTAAGAGACTTTACGATGATCTGCTCTCAAATTACAATCGGCTGATCCGACCTGTATCCAATAATACCGACACCGTTATTGTGAAGCTGGGACTCCGTCTCTCGCAGCTCATTGATCTC AATTTAAAAGATCAAATCCTAACGACGAACGTCTGGCTAGAACAC gaATGGCAGGACCATAAGTTCCAGTGGGATCCTTTGGAATACGGAGGTGTCACTGAACTCTACGTGCCTAGCGAGCACATATGGCTGCCCGATATCGTGCTTTATAACAA cGCGGACGGGGAATACGGCGTGACGACGATGACCAAGGCTATTCTGCATTATACCGGCAAGGTTCTTTGGACACCACCGGCAATTTTTAAATCCTCCTGCGAGATAGACGTCAGATACTTTCCCTTCGATCAGCAAACTTGTTTCATGAAATTCGGCTCGTGGACGTACGACGGCTTCCAA ATCGATCTAAAACACATCAATCAAAATGTGGGCGACAAAGTCGAAGTAGGCATCGACCTGCGAGAATATTATCCTAGCGTAGAATGGGACATACTGGGGGTTCCGGCGGAACGTCACAAGAAATACTATCCATGCTGTCACGAACCGTATCCCGACATATTCTTCAACATAACTCTGCGTCGAAAAACCTTGTTCTACACGGTGAATCTCATAGTACCATGCGTTAGCATCTCTTACTTGTCGGTGCTGGCCTTCTACCTGCCAGCTGATTCCGGAGAGAAGATCGCGCTGTGCATCAACATCCTGCTTTCCCAAACCATGTTTTTCCTGCTGATATCTGAGATTATACCATCCACGTCATTAGCGCTACCGTTGCTCGGCAAATATCTGCTCTTCACGATGATCTTAGTCGGACTGTCAGTCGTGATAACGATTATTATACTGAACGTGCACTACCGCAAACCGAGCACTCATAAAATGGCACCTTGGGTGAGGAAAATCTTCATCAGGAGATTACCGAAACTGCTCCTGATGAGAGTGCCCGATGATCTTCTCAATGATCTCGCCGCGCACAAGATACACGGACGAGGAAGATCGGGAAAGAAGAGCAAATTCAATGCTGCCATTACAGCAGCAGCGCAATCATCATCGATAATATCTTCGCCGGATTCTGCCCGCCATCAGAGAATCGACG GTTGCAATGGTTTACACAGGACGACTGTTCACAATCGATTTCTAGTCGGCAGTTTAGAATATAATGGGCTTCCAACAGTTATGTCCGATCTGGATGAGTCATTGAGCGATGTAACGCCAAGGAAGAAGTATCCTTTTGAGTTGCAAAAGGCTTTACACAACGTAATGTTTATCCAACATCACATACAACGTCAGGACGAATTCAATGCA GAAGATCAAGATTGGGGTTTCGTCGCAATGGTTCTCGATCGTCTCTTCCTGTGGATTTTCTCGATAGCCTCCGCAGCTGGAACCTTCACGATTCTGTGCGAAGCACCGGCGCTCTACGACGACACGAAACCGATCGACATGCAATATTCTTCCGTTGCTCAACAGCAATTTCTACCGCCTGGTCAGGACTTCTTGGAGACTATCGTGTAG